GGAGGCGCTGGGCCGGAACGGACAACGGCCGGGAGGGTGCGTGCTGGTGGCGACGCAGGTGGTGGAGCAGAGCGTGGATGTGGACGCGGATCTGCTGATCACGGATCTGGCGCCGACCGACATGCTGTTTCAGCGGATCGGGCGGCTGCACCGACACCAGCGCGACAACCGGGCGCCTGGGCGGGCGGAAGTGATCCTCCGCCGACCGTGCGACGAGGCCTGCCTGCAGGGAGATGATCCGGCGGCGATCCGCGAGAGCCTCGGCAGAAGCGCCCGCGTGTACCCGCCGTACGTGCTGCTGCGGACGTGGAGCGAGTGGCGCGAGCTGACTTCGGTCAGGGTGCCGGGGCAGATCCGTGAAATCCTCGAGCGGACGTATGAGGAACGGAACAGCGAGCCGGCGGCGTGGGAGCAGCTGCGCGAAAAGATGCGGCAGAAGATGGCGGAGCTGCGGGGGAAGGCGGAAAACGCGACCCGCGTCTGGGATCTGCCCTCGCTCGAAGATGACGAGGGAGTGCAGACGCGGTATGAGTCGACACCGACGGCGCACATCCTGCTGGCGCACACGATCGAGCCCCGGGGGCAGGAGACCGTGCTGACGCTTCCGCCGGGAGAGCGGATTGTCTGCCGGGAAAGTACGTGGGAATTCGCCGCGGCCAAAGCGATTCACCGGCATCTGATCCGGGCGCCTTTTTGGGCGCTGAAGGAGGGACTCGAGCGGCCGCCGCAATGGTTGAAAACATACGCCGATTCCTGCGCGGCGGGGCTGCTCCGTCATGACGGAAAAATCGTCTGGACGGATGGCGAAACAGAGGCTGGGATGACATACTCGGAGGAAATGGGACTTTGGATCGAGCCGGAAAAGCTAAAGACAATTTCCCGAATGGAAGGCGAGGCTTGGAATGAATCTTGTTTCTGATGGCTGGATTCCAGTGGTCATGCAGGATGGCGCTGCTTTGCAGGTCAGCCTGAAAGATGCGTTCCGGCGAGGCTGGGAGATCCGCGATCTGGCGGTGCGTCCGGATGAACGGGTGGCGCTGATGCGGCTGCTGATTGCTGTGGCGCAGGCGGCGCTGGACGGGCCTGTGGACGAGGATGACTGGAAAAAGTGCAAGTCCCGTTTGCAGGATGCTGCGTGCGCTTATCTGGAGAAATGGCGGCCTGCATTCGAGCTGTTCGGAGACGGGCAGAGATTTCTGCAGGTGGCCGGGCTGGAGCTGCAGGAAGACAAATGGGTGCCCACGAGCAAGCTGGATTTTGCTCTGGCGACGGGGAATAACCCTACCCTGTTTGACAATGGGGGCGGGGAGGAGCGGCGGTTCGAGGCGGAGTATCTCGCGCGTCGGCTGCTGGCTTTCCAGTGTTTTTCGCCGGGAGGACGGATTGGCGTGGCGCAATGGGGCGGCAGGCCCACATCCGGCGACGGATCGAGCCAGCATGCGCCATGCCTGCCCGGATCGATGGTTCATGCCTATATCCGGCGCGCGAATCTCCTGGAAACCGTTCATGTCAACCTGATTTCCCGCAGGATTGCCGGGCTGGTTTATAGCGAGGAAGGCTGGGGGAAGCCGATCTGGGAGCGGTTGCCCTCCGGCCCCGACGACCGCGCTGCCGCAGATCAGGTCACGCGAACCTATCTGGGACGCCTGGTTCCGCTGAGCCGCGCCATCCGGCTTGGAGAAGACGGCCGGCGCATGATCCTTGCAAACGGGCTGAGCTATCCGTCGTTCGACACTGGCGGTCTGCGCGAGCCGGAGGCCACAGTGGTGGTCCGGAAACGGCAGGGGAAGGAAGAGCATGGCCTCCTGCCGCTGCGGCAGGAGGCTGCACTGTGGCGCGAGCTGCATTCCATGCTGGTGAAATGCCGCGCGGGGAGCGGAGCCGGAGGCCCGCTGGCCCTGGCCAACCTCAGCGAGGACGAGAGCTTCGATCTTTGGGCCGGCGGGATGATTGCGGACCAGGCCAAGCCGATCGAGCTGGTGGAGTCTGTGTTCCATGTCCCGGCGGGCCTGCTGCTGGACGCGAAGCAGAAGGTTTACGAAAGAGGGGTGGAGCTGGCCAGTGAGATCGCCGGGGCGCTGGAGAAAGCGGCGGAGGCGTACGCACGGGCGTTGAGCTCAGACGGGGGATCTCCCGGGGGGGCGGCGGTCAGTCCTGCGGGGCTGCGGCAGAAGATGCGGTTCCTGTACTGGTCCGATGTCGATCTGTCCGTGCAGGATCTCATCGATTTTGCGGCTGGGGCGGGCGGGGAGGCGAGTCTGGCGCAATCGCGGTGGGGCCGGACGCTGCGGCGTGCCGCCCTGCAGGCGTTCGAAGCTGCCTGTCCGGCCGAAGGCGTGCGGCAGATGCGCGCCTATGCGGTCGCGGAGCAGGAGTTGCGGGGGCGGATCGCGCAACTGTTGAGCTAGGAGGCCAGGAATCATCATGAAGCCAAACACGACCGATCTGAAACGAAGAGCCGGGCAGCTGTTGGAACGGCTGCGGGCGGCCTCTTTCGACCGGGGCCAGATGGCGGACCTGCGGTGCGCCTGGAGCCGGGCCAGGCAGGTGCGGGCGTGGCCGTTGCTGGGGCCGTTGGGCCTGATTGGCAGCGAACCCGCATTGACGGTGGCTGGCGGATTCGGCTTCCACCCGGAGACGGCGGCGGAGGGCACCTTCGGCACGGCCTGCCGGCGGCTCGCGAATTCGGGGAGTTTTTCGGCTGACGTCGTGAGCCAGCGGCTGCTGCGGCTGCTGGGGGCGGACCGCAACGAGGCCTGCCGTCTGGTGCGGCCGCTGATCCTGGCGATGCGGTCGGCCGGGGTGCCGGTGAATTACCGCCGGCTCTTTACGGACCTGACCTACTGGACGCCCCGCATCCGGCAGCAGTGGGCGGCGGAGTTCTGGGCGCCGGGCGCAGCTTCTTCCGGTTCTGCGGACGGCGTGCAGGGTGCGGATGAGGCGGCCGGCGGACCGCCGCAGGAGAGTTGAAGGAGGCGCCATGTATCTGACGGAAGCCTGGCTGGGGATGCGCGACGCCATGGCCCGCAAACTGTACGACGCCTACGACTGGCATCAGGCCGTGTGGGAGCTGTTTCCGGGCCATGCGGACGACGCGCGGGAGTTTCTGACGCGCATCGACGAAATCCAGGGCCGGTACCGGCTCTATATCGTTTCGCGCTGGGAACCGTCGCCGCCCCCCTGGTGGCGCGCGCCGGAC
This DNA window, taken from Bryobacteraceae bacterium, encodes the following:
- the cse1 gene encoding CRISPR-associated protein CasA/Cse1, with amino-acid sequence MNLVSDGWIPVVMQDGAALQVSLKDAFRRGWEIRDLAVRPDERVALMRLLIAVAQAALDGPVDEDDWKKCKSRLQDAACAYLEKWRPAFELFGDGQRFLQVAGLELQEDKWVPTSKLDFALATGNNPTLFDNGGGEERRFEAEYLARRLLAFQCFSPGGRIGVAQWGGRPTSGDGSSQHAPCLPGSMVHAYIRRANLLETVHVNLISRRIAGLVYSEEGWGKPIWERLPSGPDDRAAADQVTRTYLGRLVPLSRAIRLGEDGRRMILANGLSYPSFDTGGLREPEATVVVRKRQGKEEHGLLPLRQEAALWRELHSMLVKCRAGSGAGGPLALANLSEDESFDLWAGGMIADQAKPIELVESVFHVPAGLLLDAKQKVYERGVELASEIAGALEKAAEAYARALSSDGGSPGGAAVSPAGLRQKMRFLYWSDVDLSVQDLIDFAAGAGGEASLAQSRWGRTLRRAALQAFEAACPAEGVRQMRAYAVAEQELRGRIAQLLS